In Pseudophryne corroboree isolate aPseCor3 chromosome 7, aPseCor3.hap2, whole genome shotgun sequence, a single window of DNA contains:
- the LOC134944032 gene encoding cyclin-dependent kinase 5 activator 1-like yields MWNCMPFPCCRKARRPDEDSSGNHRTENSETARPAERRSLIARFRRFMSKRRQGKMGGTNITHLITESRKDSMLSCVDLPALIQASHDAPDKEPGRDQEVRSPAKSNMVQASTSDLFSCLMEFLCRRCKEFVELSPTYIALWITAVDNFLYQYWRNVSFITPTNLAFLYMLCREVMSSELLSEWELIASLSTCLYVSYAYVGSELSYPLMPFPVECSKEAFWSRCLYVINLMSAKMLRFHADPQYFAQVFEDLKAEGGQKDITSA; encoded by the coding sequence ATGTGGAACTGTATGCCATTTCCGTGCTGCCGCAAGGCGAGGCGGCCTGATGAGGACTCAAGTGGGAACCATCGCACTGAGAACAGCGAGACTGCAAGACCTGCCGAGAGACGTTCGCTCATCGCGCGCTTTAGGAGATTCATGTCTAAGAGGAGGCAAGGCAAAATGGGTGGAACCAACATTACCCACCTCATCACTGAGAGCAGGAAGGATTCCATGCTATCCTGTGTGGATCTCCCAGCCTTAATACAGGCCTCACATGATGCTCCTGACAAGGAACCTGGTAGAGACCAGGAAGTGCGCTCACCTGCAAAATCCAATATGGTGCAGGCATCGACCAGCGACCTGTTCAGCTGTCTAATGGAGTTCCTCTGCCGCAGGTGTAAAGAATTCGTGGAGTTATCACCAACATATATTGCTCTATGGATAACCGCTGTTGACAACTTCCTCTATCAATACTGGCGGAATGTCAGTTTCATCACTCCGACCAATCTAGCGTTTCTCTACATGCTGTGCCGAGAGGTCATGTCATCCGAGCTGCTCAGCGAGTGGGAGCTAATCGCAAGTCTATCAACATGTCTGTATGTATCCTATGCATACGTGGGCAGTGAGCTCTCCTACCCACTGATGCCATTCCCTGTTGAATGCTCGAAGGAAGCCTTTTGGAGTCGTTGCCTCTATGTTATCAACCTAATGAGTGCAAAGATGCTTCGCTTCCatgctgacccccagtattttgCCCAGGTCTTTGAGGATCTTAAAGCTGAGGGTGGACAGAAGGATATTACATCAGCTTAA